In a single window of the Solea solea chromosome 14, fSolSol10.1, whole genome shotgun sequence genome:
- the ankhd1 gene encoding ankyrin repeat and KH domain-containing protein 1 isoform X3, whose protein sequence is MQDAVAGTAMLTDGFEDEIDSVTPRSPVAGMGVGATPGGVGLGGIGIGVGGKKVRLYGEPGGPATERLDFKLAAAAVLSSGPGSGSDEDEVSEVESFILDQEDLDNPIMKTASELLLSSATDGVDLRTVDPETQARLEALLEAAGIGKLSTADGKAFADPEVLRRLTSSVSCALDEAAAALTRMRAENTLNAGQADNLVIFSRSLAEACSDGDVNAVRKLLDEGRSVNEHTEEGESLLCLACSAGYYELAQVLLAMHANVEDRGIKGDITPLMAAASGGYVDIVKLLLVHGADVNAQSSTGNTALTYACAGGFVDVVKVLLKEGANIEDHNENGHTPLMEAASAGHVEVARVLLEYGAGINTHSNEFKESALTLACYKGHLDMVRFLLEAGADQEHKTDEMHTALMEACMSQDGHVEVARLLLDSGAQVNMPADSFESPLTLAACGGHVELAALLIERGANLEEVNDEGYTPLMEAAREGHEEMVALLLAQGANINAQTEETQETALTLACCGGFLEVADFLIKAGADIELGCSTPLMEAAQEGHLELVKYLLAAGANVHATTATGDTALTYACENGHTDVADVLLQAGANLEHESEGGRTPLMKAARAGHLCTVQFLISKGANVNRATANNDHTVVSLACAGGHLAVVELLLAHGADPTHRLKDGSTMLIEAAKGGHTNVVSYLLDYPNNILSVPAPDLSQLTPPSQDASQVPRVPIQALAMVVPPQEPDRAPSNITTPSPISSKGMSKQRQASLQPGVPTSVGRGPEAEPLPPFHLCQPLECIVEETEGKLNELGQRISAIEKAQLQSLELIQGEPLTKDKIEELKKSREEQVQKKKKILKELQKVERQLQLKTQQQFTKEYMEAKGLKEEQECGVSQGPGPGSTTSVPGPLSTLPGAQLHTSSDTDEEANKDGEQEEELGENGEEEEEDDDDDDDDDDDDDDEEEEEGSDEEVDGEEEDYPKLPQVGTILYRDRPQLPQQPPLPPSPQAQPQPPPPPLQTAFVPVQPLPDYNPADYPGSTSPELQRVLVGQQMLGQQQQGQQLAGLGPGMIPQQAPDGLMVATPAQTLTDTLDDIMAAVSNRVPMLNTTTSPTPLSQPPTQTPANISSPPSVLPLYPAVDIDAHTESNHDTALTLACAGGHEELVSVLIARGANIEHRDKKGFTPLILAATAGHVGVVEVLLDKGGDIEAQSERTKDTPLSLACSGGRQEVVELLLLRGANKEHRNVSDYTPLSLAASGGYVNIIKILLNAGAEINSRTGSKLGISPLMLAAMNGHVPAVKLLLDMGSDINAQIETNRNTALTLACFQGRAEVVSLLLDRKANVEHRAKTGLTPLMEAASGGYAEVGRVLLDKGADVNAPPVPSSRDTALTIAADKGHYKFCELLINRGAHIDVRNKKGNTPLWLAGNGGHFDVVQLLVHASADVDAADNRKITPLMAAFRKGHVKVVQYLVKEVNQFPSDIECMRYIATIADKELLKKCHQCMETIVKAKDQQAAEANKNASILLKELDLEKSREESKKQALAAKREKRKEKRKKKKEEQKRKMEEEEGHKVKEEFSEMQEQKEDSADEADVPIEPPSATTTTTIGISATSTTFTTAFGKKRASVATTPSTNRKNKKNKTKDSSPNEPIILQDPQVALAQHKADKNKIHGEPRGGGGGVTGGNSDSDPLDSTDCASESSSSGGKSQELNYLPDLTSCASSSSSSSSSSSSSALSSGVAQALLPGPEKRHCPQPHTDNKVDSKVTVSISKPLQRAPDMSSDSSNSLPSPFKTMALPITSPNSKLSLTSPKRGQKREEGWKEVVRRSKKLSVPASVVSRIMGRGGCNITAIQDVTGAHIDVDKQKDKNGERMITIRGGTESTRYAVQLINALIQDPAKELEDLIPRNHIRAPGSKTSSTSFPSTTGATSGSTTGPKALSSLVTSTGVSFQPSSSSSSSSSQAGGKIGKGLSSNVRQPFPVSLPLAYAHPQLALLAAQTMHQIRHPRLPMAQFGGTFSPAASTWGPFPVRPVSPGSANSSPKHNGTNSTGGQARPNSSHGDHSATVSSGAAVTTNNTATTSAPNTPTAAASPHTPNPTPYNPQPSIPTPSSVRKQLFLPDPKPAGVISVSAASASGTNAVRGTGSPAHHSSTTTTAIASQQPVGPISQPSLQQAAKLEPCTIAPPGKDKPSLPVESQPVSVSESINSLGFTAPAMALPPKSEPRQQLPPLPSSVPSTEAPPPLLISQPSSHLPSAPPPVLSHNVAHPNNTVPHFSAPAPRVSHRMQPPGPYYSVPEQQQQQQQQQQQQQTQQQQSVFVPFNAQQEAPKQTQNQTSQPTSLPHQAQAPGSLQVSNLGMMNGSQIQHVANAGKPQQIPPNFGPAGLFNFSSIFDNNSQVGNNQVWGACHLPARSPPEQSYSAPPAYMSMGQIENMMPPPPPDSSKAPGYRSGSQRMVNSPIALTSYATSISGSPVYLHGHTGVGTPSFSRQHFSPHPWSASTSGESPVPPPSTVSSSAHSTSAVAPPPQPKPGSSSQQDRKVPPPIGTERLARIRQTGTVNPPLLTTSYTASVGQGGIWSFGVGSASEAMSGWSQPLMSSHMMHPQLQAEQSAFSQHQPMEQDDTGIANPANNYHQPQHLPNSYMDFPKGMPMSMYGGTMLPPHPPMAEGPGAPMYNGLHAGDPAWSPIIKVVPNNADNSDPQQQVWPGTWAPHVGNVHLNHVN, encoded by the exons ATGCAGGATGCAGTAGCCGGGACGGCAATGCTGACGGACGGCTTCGAGGACGAGATTGACTCGGTGACTCCTCGCTCCCCAGTGGCAGGGATGGGGGTAGGAGCGACACCAGGAGGAGTCGGACTAGGGGGCATTGGGATTGGTGTTGGTGGAAAGAAAGTACGTTTGTACGGCGAACCAGGCGGACCTGCTACAGAAAGACTGGATTTCAAACTAGCGGCCGCGGCCGTCCTCTCCTCGGGTCCAGGATCCGGCAGCGACGAAGACGAGGTTTCAGAG GTGGAGTCATTCATTTTGGACCAGGAGGACCTGGATAACCCCATCATGAAGACAGCGTCAGAACTGCTTTTGTCAAGCGCCACAGACGGGGTAGATTTAAGGACTGTTGATCCAGAGACACAGGCCCGACTTGAAGCCCTACTGGAAGCTGCAG GCATCGGTAAACTGTCCACTGCCGATGGTAAAGCTTTTGCAGACCCCGAGGTGCTACGACGACTGACGTCATCTGTGAGCTGTGCCCTGGATGAGGCTGCAGCAGCCCTGACACGAATGAGAGCTGAAAACACACTCAACGCCGGCCAAGCTGACAA TCTGGTTATTTTCAGCCGTAGTTTAGCAGAGGCGTGCTCGGATGGCGATGTCAACGCCGTGCGCAAATTGTTGGATGAGGGACGAAGCGTCAATGAACACACAGAAGAAGGGGAGAGCCTGCTGTGCCTCGCCTGCTCGGCTGGCTACTATGAACTTGCACAG GTTTTGTTGGCCATGCATGCAAACGTGGAGGACAGGGGCATCAAGGGGGACATAACGCCACTTATGGCTGCTGCCAGTGGAGGTTATGTGGACATTGTTAAACTACTTCTGGTCCATGGGGCAGATGTAAACGCACAGTCCTCCACAG GCAACACAGCTCTGACGTACGCATGCGCCGGTGGCTTTGTGGATGTGGTGAAAGTTCTGCTAAAAGAAGGTGCTAACATTGAGGACCACAACGAGAATGGACACACACCTCTTATGGAGGCGGCCAGTGCTGGCCACGTGGAGGTGGCCAGAGTACTGTTGGAGTATGGTGCCGGCATCAACACGCACTCCAATGAGTTCAAGGAGAGTGCTCTCACACTTGCCTGCTACAAAG GTCACCTGGATATGGTGCGTTTTCTTTTGGAAGCTGGAGCAGACCAGGAACATAAAACAGATGAGATGCACACAGCACTCATGGAGGCATGCA TGTCCCAGGATGGCCATGTGGAGGTGGCGCGACTGTTGTTGGACAGTGGTGCTCAGGTGAACATGCCAGCCGATTCCTTTGAGTCGCCCCTCACACTCGCAGCCTGTGGCGGACATGTGGAGTTGGCAGCCTTGCTCATAGAGAGAGGAGCCAACTTGGAGGAG GTTAATGATGAGGGCTACACTCCCCTGATGGAGGCAGCTAGAGAAGGCCATGAAGAGATGGTAGCACTGCTACTGGCTCAAG GTGCTAACATCAACGCCCAGACAGAAGAGACCCAGGAGACAGCTTTGACTTTAGCGTGCTGTGGAGGTTTCTTGGAAGTGGCTGACTTCCTCATCAAGGCGGGAGCAGACATCGAGTTGGGCTGCTCAACTCCTCTCATGGAGGCGGCACAGGAAGGCCATCTGGAGTTGGTCAAATACTTACTGGCTGCAg GGGCAAATGTTCACGCCACCACAGCAACAGGTGACACGGCGTTGACGTATGCATGTGAGAATGGACACACTGATGTTGCTGATGTGCTGCTGCAGGCTGGAGCCAACTTG GAACATGAGTCTGAAGGGGGGCGGACGCCCTTAATGAAGGCAGCAAGAGCAGGACATCTCTGTACAGTGCAGTTCCTTATCAGCAAAG GTGCTAACGTAAACAGAGCTACTGCCAACAATGACCACACAGTGGTGTCTCTGGCGTGTGCTGGAGGACATCTGGCTGTCGTGGAGTTGCTGCTTGCTCATGGGGCAGATCCTACACACAGACTCAAA GATGGCTCAACGATGTTGATAGAAGCTGCTAAGGGTGGCCACACCAATGTGGTGTCCTATTTATTGGACTATCCTAACAACATCCTGTCTGTCCCAGCACCTGATCTGTCCCAGCTCACTCCTCCCTCGCAAGATGCCTCTCAG GTTCCTCGTGTCCCAATCCAAGCCCTCGCCATGGTAGTGCCCCCACAGGAGCCCGACCGAGCCCCATCAAACATCACCACACCCTCACCCATCTCCAGCAAAG GCATGTCCAAACAGAGACAAGCATCCCTTCAGCCCGGTGTCCCCACATCAGTTGGTCGGGGGCCTGAAGCAGAGCCTCTGCCACCCTTCCACTTGTGCCAACCTCTTGAGTGCATTGTGGAGGAGACGGAGGGCAAGCTCAATGAGCTGGGCCAGAGAATCAGCGCTATTGAGAAGGCTCAGCTTCAGTCGCTAGAGCTCATTCAGGGGGAGCCGCTCACCAAAGACAAGAttgaggagctgaagaagagccGAGAGGAACAG gtgcagaagaagaagaaaatcttgAAGGAGTTGCAGAAGGTTGAACGCcagctgcagctgaaaacacaacaacagttcACCAAAGAGTACATGGAGGCTAAGGGCTTAAAAGAGGAACAGGAATGCGGAGTTAGCCAGGGTCCGGGGCCTGGGAGTACAACGTCTGTGCCGGGGCCCCTTTCCACTCTACCAGGTGCCCAGCTACACACCAGCTCCGACACAGATGAAGAGGCCAACAAAGAtggggagcaggaggaggagctgggagAGAATGGCGAAGAG gaagaggaagatgacgatgatgatgacgacgacgacgatgatgatgatgatgaggaggaggaggagggttcaGACGAAGAGGTAGATGGCGAAGAGGAAGATTACCCAAAGCTTCCTCAGGTGGGTACAATCCTCTACAGGGATAGGCCACAGCTGCCGCAGCAGCCTCCTCTGCCCCCTTCGCCACAGGCTCAACCCCAGCCTCCCCCTCCGCCTCTTCAGACTGCCTTCGTTCCTGTCCAGCCCCTGCCAGACTACAACCCTGCAGATTACCCAGGAAGTACTAGCCCGGAGTTGCAGAGGGTACTGGTGGGACAGCAGATGCTGGGCCAACAGCAGCAGGGTCAACAGTTAGCAGGGTTGGGCCCAGGAATGATACCTCAGCAGGCCCCAGATGGGCTCATGGTAGCCACACCtgcacagacactcacagacacgcTAGATGACATCATGGCAG CTGTGAGCAACCGCGTACCCATGCTGAACACTACAACCTCACCCACACCCCTGTCCCAGCCACCCACACAGACGCCTGCAAACATCTCCTCGCCACCTTCAGTCCTGCCCCTCTATCCCGCTGTTGACATCGATGCACAT ACTGAGAGCAACCATGATACAGCACTGACGCTGGCATGTGCGGGAGGACACGAGGAGCTTGTGTCTGTTCTCATTGCACGGGGAGCGAACATCGAGCACCGGGACAAAAAAG GTTTTACCCCTCTTATACTGGCTGCTACTGCTGGTCATGTAGGAGTCGTGGAGGTGCTCCTGGACAAAGGCGGTGATATTGAGGCTCAGTCGGAGAGAACCAAAGACACACCCCTCTCCCTGGCCTGCTCTGGAGGACGCCAAGAG GTTGTTGAGTTGCTGCTGCTTCGGGGAGCCAATAAGGAACACCGCAATGTTTCAGACTACACGCCTCTTAGCTTGGCCGCTTCTGGGGGTTACGTTAACATCATCAAAATACTCCTCAACGCTGGAGCTGAGATTAACTCCAG GACTGGCAGCAAGCTTGGAATCTCCCCTTTGATGCTGGCAGCTATGAATGGTCATGTACCGGCAGTGAAGCTCTTGCTAGATATGGGCTCGGACATCAATGCCCAGATTGAGACGAACAGAAACACAGCCTTGACCCTAGCCTGCTTCCAGGGACGGGCAGAGGTTGTCAGTCTGCTGCTAGATCGCAAGGCTAATGTCGAGCATCGTGCTAAG ACTGGTCTGACTCCTCTGATGGAGGCAGCCTCAGGCGGTTATGCAGAAGTGGGCCGAGTGCTGCTGGATAAAGGTGCAGATGTTAATGCTCCCCCTGTTCCCTCATCCCGAGACACTGCCCTCACCATTGCTGCAGACAAGGGCCACTACAAGTTTTGTGAGCTGCTCATCAACAG GGGTGCCCATATCGATGTACGAAATAAAAAAGGGAACACGCCGTTATGGTTGGCGGGAAATGGTGGCCATTTTGATGTGGTCCAGCTTTTGGTACATGCCAGTGCTGATGTGGACGCAGCTGATAACCGCAAGATTACTCCGCTCATGGCTGCATTTCGCAAg gGTCACGTGAAGGTGGTGCAATATCTTGTGAAGGAAGTTAACCAATTCCCATCAGATATTGAGTGCATGAGATATATTGCCACAATTGCTGATAAG gaGTTGTTGAAGAAGTGCCACCAGTGCATGGAGACCATCGTCAAAGCCAAAGACCAGCAGGCAGCCGAGGCTAACAAGAACGCTAGCATTCTTCTCAAGGAGCTAGACTTGGAGAAG tcaAGAGAGGAGAGCAAGAAGCAGGCTCTGGCTGCTAAGCGTGAGAAGCGTAAGGAAAAgcgcaagaagaagaaggaggagcagaagaggaagatggaggaagaggagggccACAAAGTCAAGGAAGAGTTTTCTGAAATGCAGGAGCAGAAGGAGGATTCAGCTGATG AAGCAGATGTTCCTATCGAGCCTCCCAGtgcaaccaccaccaccaccattggTATATCTGCCACCTCTACCACTTTCACCACAGCTTTTGGTAAGAAGCGAGCCAGTGTGGCCACTACGCCAAGCACTAAtcgcaaaaacaaaaagaacaagacAAAGGACTCCTCGCCCAATGAACCTATCATATTACAGGATCCTCAG GTTGCACTAGCACAGCACAAGGCTGACAAGAACAAGATCCATGGTGAGCCACGGGGCGGGGGTGGGGGAGTGACGGGTGGCAACAGCGACTCTGACCCCTTGGACAGCACCGACTGTGccagtgagagcagcagcagtggaggcaAAAGTCAGGAGCTCAACTACCTCCCTGACCTCACTTCCTgcgcttcctcctcctcctcctcctcctcttcctcctcctcttcagcccTGTCCTCAGGAGTTGCCCAGGCCCTCCTGCCCGGCCCCGAGAAGAGACACTGTCCTCAGCCACATACTGACAACAAGGTGGACAGCAAGGTCACAGTCTCTATCTCAAAGCCATTGCAAAG AGCTCCAGACATGAGCAGCGACTCCTCCAACTCCTTACCCTCTCCATTCAAGACCATGGCTCTTCCCATCACCTCACCCAACAGTAAGCTCAGCCTCACGAGCCCTAAGAGAGGCCAGAAGAGAGAAGAAGGTTGGAAGGAGGTTGTCAGAAG ATCGAAGAAGTTGTCTGTGCCAGCCTCAGTTGTGTCTCGAATCATGGGCCGAGGAGGCTGCAACATCACAGCTATCCAAGACGTGACAGGAGCGCACATCGATGTGGACAAGCAGAAGGATAAAAACGGGGAGAGGATGATCACCATAAG AGGAGGGACAGAGTCTACAAGGTATGCAGTCCAGCTGATCAACGCCCTAATCCAAGACCCAGCCAAAGAGCTTGAGGATCTTATCCCGAGGAATCACATCAGAGCCCCAGGCTCTAAAACGTCCTCCACGTCCTTCCCCAGTACCACAGGGGCCACCAGTGGTTCAACCACTGGCCCAAAGGCCCTGAGTTCATTAGTCACCTCCACAGGCGTCTCGTTTCAgccctcctcatcttcatcttcatcatcctctcaGGCTGGGGGAAAGATTGGGAAAGGCCTGTCATCAAACGTCAGACAGCCTTTCCCCGTGTCTTTGCCATTGGCATACGCCCACCCTCAGCTTGCTCTCCTCGCTGCTCAGACCATGCACCAGATCAGGCACCCTCGTCTACCCATGGCTCAGTTTGGTGGTACCTTTTCTCCTGCTGCCAGCACATGGGGACCTTTCCCTGTGCGTCCTGTGAGTCCTGGCAGTGCTAACAGCTCCCCCAAACACAACGGAACAAACAGCACTGGAGGCCAGGCCAGACCCAACTCAAGTCATGGTGATCACAGTGCAACAGTCAGCTCAGGAGCTGCAGTTACAACCAACAACACGGCCACCACCAGTGCTCCTAACACGCCTACAGCTGCAGCCTCACCTCATACCCCCAATCCTACCCCGTACAATCCCCAGCCGAGCATCCCGACTCCTTCCTCTGTCAGAAAACAGCTCTTTTTACCTGACCCTAAGCCTGCTGGTGTCATCTCAGTGTCTGCTGCCAGTGCTAGTGGCACAAATGCAGTACGGGGCACTGGTTCTCCTGCCCATCACAGCTCCACGACAACCACTGCTATCGCCTCTCAGCAACCAGTTGGCCCTATCTCGCAGCCATCTCTCCAGCAGGCAGCTAAACTAGAGCCCTGCACCATTGCACCTCCTGGAAAAGACAAGCCTTCACTACCTGTAGAGAGCCAGCCTGTCTCTGTCAGTGAGAGCATCAACTCCCTGGGTTTCACTGCCCCTGCCATGGCTTTACCTCCCAAATCGGAGCCTCGACAGCAGTTACCTCCCCTTCCCTCCTCCGTACCATCCACAGAGGCCCCTCCACCCCTCCTCATTTCACAGCCCAGCTCCCACCttccctcagctcctcctcctgtcctgtCACATAACGTTGCACACCCCAACAACACAGTACCCCATTTCTCAGCTCCTGCGCCCCGAGTCTCCCATCGTATGCAGCCACCAGGGCCTTACTACTCTGTTccggaacaacaacaacagcaacaacagcaacaacagcagcagcagacgcaaCAGCAACAATCTGTGTTTGTGCCGTTCAATGCTCAGCAGGAAGCTCCAAAGCAGACCCAAAACCAGACATCTCAGCCCACAAGTTTGCCACATCAAGCCCAGGCTCCAGGCTCCCTTCAAGTCTCTAACCTAGGAATGATGAACGGTTCTCAGATTCAACATGTGGCCAATGCAGGCAAACCTCAGCAGATTCCTCCCAATTTTGGCCCTGCAGGCCTTTTCAACTTCAGCAGCATCTTTGATAACAACAGCCAG GTTGGTAACAATCAGGTGTGGGGTGCATGCCATCTGCCTGCTCGCTCACCTCCAGAGCAGTCATACTCGGCCCCACCTGCCTACATGAGCATGGGTCAAATTGAGAACATGatgccacctcctcctccagacaGCTCCAAAGCCCCTGGCTACCGCTCTGGGTCCCAGAGGATGGTCAACAGCCCCATCG CTTTGACCAGCTACGCCACCAGTATCTCTGGCAGCCCTGTGTATCTGCATGGTCATACAGGGGTTGGCACACCCTCCTTCAGCAGACAGCACTTTTCCCCTCACCCATGGAGTGCATCCACATCAG GTGAATCTCCTGTCCCACCTCCCTCTACAGTGTCATCCTCTGCGCACTCCACTTCAGCTGTGGCCCCTCCCCCTCAGCCTAAACCAGGCAGCTCATCGCAGCAGGACCGGAAGGTCCCCCCACCCATCGGCACGGAGCGATTGGCCAGGATTAGGCAAACGGGTACAGTCAACCCACCGCTTCTCACCACCAGCTACACGGCATCTGTTGGACAGGGAGGCATTTGGTCATTTGGGGTTGGCAGTGCTTCCG aggcCATGTCCGGTTGGTCCCAGCCCCTGATGAGCAGCCACATGATGCACCCTCAGCTTCAGGCAGAGCAGTCGGCCTTCTCTCAGCACCAGCCCATGGAGCAGGACGACACAGGCATCGCAAACCCTGCTAACAACTACCACCAGCCTCAGCATTTGCCCAACAGTTACATGGACTTCCCAAAG GGGATGCCTATGTCGATGTATGGAGGAACCATGCTGCCGCCTCATCCTCCCATGGCAGAGGGGCCAGGGGCACCGATGTACAATGGTTTGCACGCTGGTGACCCCGCATGGAGTCCCATTATCAAAGTGGTCCCAAACAATGCAGATAATTCTGACCCACAGCAGCAg GTGTGGCCTGGTACTTGGGCACCACATGTGGGCAATGTGCACTTGAACCACGTCAACTAG